From the genome of Deinococcus cellulosilyticus NBRC 106333 = KACC 11606, one region includes:
- a CDS encoding OmpH family outer membrane protein produces the protein MRRALLTLTLLLAGPGLAQNTSTKIGFIDVDKVKAQHPSYKVISQLEKEAAKALDPLRKKIVSLQNTVGTKKPTSAQEKQYKDLQTQYNTTADKYQKQLKPKLDAMAKSIDAAIKKVAVAQGFKIVMNKAVAASSGMVVYADEKSTDLTAAVIKALK, from the coding sequence CGCCGTGCCCTTCTCACTCTGACGCTGCTGCTGGCAGGTCCGGGTCTGGCCCAGAACACCTCAACCAAAATTGGTTTCATTGATGTGGACAAGGTCAAGGCCCAACATCCTTCCTACAAGGTGATCAGCCAGCTCGAGAAGGAGGCCGCCAAGGCCCTTGATCCGCTCCGCAAGAAGATTGTCAGTCTGCAGAACACCGTGGGCACCAAAAAGCCCACCAGTGCTCAGGAGAAGCAGTACAAGGACCTGCAGACGCAGTACAACACCACTGCAGACAAGTACCAGAAGCAGCTGAAACCCAAGCTGGATGCCATGGCCAAAAGCATTGATGCTGCAATCAAGAAAGTGGCTGTGGCCCAGGGGTTCAAGATTGTGATGAACAAAGCTGTGGCGGCCTCTTCTGGCATGGTGGTCTATGCAGACGAAAAGTCCACCGATCTGACCGCTGCTGTCATCAAAGCCCTGAAGTGA